From Nicotiana tabacum cultivar K326 chromosome 15, ASM71507v2, whole genome shotgun sequence, the proteins below share one genomic window:
- the LOC107766376 gene encoding uncharacterized protein LOC107766376: MSKEICSWGMTKEGWRKGPWTAEENRLLFEYVKLHGEGRWSSVATVAGLKRNAKSCRLRWVNYLRPDLKKGQITSHEEKLILELHARWGNRWATIAKNLPGRTDNEIKNYWRTHFKKKTKTSNNKSEISKARLLKRQQLQEQQQQQCNTDNDTNKVVSYNNNNKNYYASILNKLGNRIVSLLNENVNKVPTLPQGNQEMEISYPNTADQEQDDDFFYSILNDYTPVPVLESSSNEDIIWDVLWNLDDFQCNFSTPTYDTNMAIPFN; this comes from the exons ATGAGTAAAGAAATATGCAGTTGGGGAATGACAAAAGAAGGATGGAGAAAGGGACCTTGGACTGCTGAAGAAAACAGATTGCTCTTTGAATATGTTAAGTTGCATGGTGAAGGCAGATGGAGTTCTGTTGCTACTGTTGcag GGTTGAAAAGGAATGCAAAGAGTTGTAGGTTGAGATGGGTGAATTACTTAAGGCCAGACCTTAAAAAGGGACAAATTACTTCTCATGAAGAAAAACTCATTCTAGAGCTCCATGCTAGATGGGGGAACAg gTGGGCAACTATTGCGAAAAACTTGCCAGGGAGAACTGATAATGAGATCAAGAACTATTGGAGGACTCATTTCAAGAAAAAGACCAAAACTTCGAACAACAAATCTGAAATATCAAAGGCGCGTCTTCTGAAAAGACAACAAttacaagaacaacaacaacagcaatgTAACACAGACAATGATACGAATAAGGTCGtatcatacaacaacaacaacaagaactaTTACGCCTCAATCCTAAATAAGTTAGGAAACAGGATCGTGtcattacttaatgaaaatgtgAATAAAGTACCTACTTTGCCTCAAGGGAACCAAGAAATGGAAATTTCGTATCCAAACACAGCTGATCAAGAGCAAGATGATGACTTCTTTTATTCCATTCTCAATGACTATACTCCTGTGCCTGTGCTAGAATCCTCATCAAATGAAGACATCATTTGGGATGTCTTGTGGAATTTGGATGATTTTCAGTGCAATTTCAGCACTCCAACTTATGATACAAATATGGCTATTCCTTTCAATTGA